The Candidatus Nanosynbacter sp. HMT-352 region TTTGCTGCCGGTTTAGCGGCTTTTTTAGCTGCAGGCTTAGCAGTTTTTGCTTCTGCCTTAGCTTCGGCCTTTTTTGCAGGCGCTTTCTTTGGCTTTTCCGTGCCAGTTACTTCAACTAAAATATTTGAAGTCTTTTTCTGGAATGGCAAAGCGCGGCCACGTGATGCAGGCTTAAAGCGGCGCAAACGCGTACCAGTAGTAACACTCAAAGTAGTAATTATCAAACTTTTAGCGTCCAAGCCGTGGTTGTTGATGGCGTTTGCCTTAGCGCTTTCGATAGCCTTCTTAACTGGGCTAGCAGCGCGCTTTGGAACGTGCTCTAAGATAACTAGCGCATCAGCTACAGTACGACCTCGCACCAAAGCTGCGACTAGACTTACCTTACGTGGCGCCTGATCGACACCTTTTGCGTAAGCACGGACAGTATAAGTTGTATCAGCCATGATTACTTCTTATCCTTTCCACCGTGTTTACGGAATTTACGAGTTGGACTAAACTCACCGAGTTTATGACCAACCATGTTTTCGGTAATCAGCACTGGTACGTGCACTCTACCGTTGTGAACAGCAATCGTTCGACCAACCATCTCTGGTGTAATAGTCGAAGCGCGCGCCCACGTTTTGATAACGGTTCGATCGTCAAGGCTAAGAGCAGCAATTTTCTTTGCTAGCTTTACATCGACGAATGGACCTTTCTTTAATGAACGACTCATCGTGATTTACCTCTTCCTCTTCGCGTCGTGACGCGTGCGTACGATTAATTTATTCGAGCCTTTACGGCGACGAGTTCGATAACCTAATGTCAATTGACCCCAAGGAGTACGTGGTGCCTTACCAGTACCGTGGCGACCACCGTCACCACCACCATGTGGGTGGTCTGCGGCGTTCATAACGACACCACGAACGGTTGGGCGAATACCCTTGCGGCGTTTGCGACCAGCTGAACCGATCTTAACATTTTGGTGCTGAACGTTACCGACTACACCGATAGCAGCGGTAGCTTCCAAGCGAACTTTGCGAACTTCGCCAGATGGCAATTTGATAGTTGCGTAGTTGCCTTCTTTCGCCATCAACTGAGCTTTAGCACCGGCAGCGCGTACCATTTGTGCGCCCTTACCAGCGGTCAACTCAATAGCGTAAATCATCGTACCAACAGGAATAACTGACAATGGCAAGCGGTTTGAAGCCTCAATTGGAGCTTCTTCGCCAGTTCGGATAGTTTTACCCTTAACCATTGAGGTGTCAGCCAAGATGTAGTGGTACAAATTGTACTGATCCTTAACTCGAGCAATACGAGCTGAGCGGTTTGGATCGTATTCGATTTCTTCAATCGTCAAGGTCAAGCCTGCTGGCAAATTATGGTTCACCAAGCGGTAGTGACGACGAACGCCGCCTCCGCGATGACGAACAGTAATTCGACCTTGGTTGTTGCGACCGGCATTTTGCTTTTTAGCTTTAATCAGACTTTTAAGAGGTTTTCTTGTTGTAATGTCTGACAAATCCTGACTCGTCATGCCGCGACGAGCAGGAGTGGTTGGATTGTAAGCTTTCACTGGCATTACTTGGTCTCCTCCATCTGCTGCTCTACTGCGTCAAACACATCGAGCTTATCGCCTTCTTTCAGCGTCACGTAAGCCTTCTTCCAATCCTTGCGCGTTGTTGTGCCAGGATAACGATTCTTGCCACGTGAGAAGCGTACAGCTTTGCCGTCTTGTACTAAGGTTTTAACCTTAACTACAGTAACGCCAAATTGTTCTTCTACTGCTGATTTGATTTCGTTCTTATTCAAGTTAAGTGGAACTCGCAGCACATATACGCCGTTAGCGCTCTGTGCGTAAGCCTTTTCACTAACGCGTGGGATAATAATCGTCTGTTTCATATTACGCTTCCTCCTTACCCAACCATGCAGTAATTACAGGTAGAGCTTTCGGTGTTATAACGATTGTATCCGCATTCAGAATGTGATAAACGCTTAGATAATTAGCGCGAACCACCAAAACGTTCTGAATATTATTTGTAGCGCGCATAAGTTCTGGCGTCTTCTCATCTACAACGATCAGAACACGGCGCTCGAACTTGTTGTCGGCTAGGAATGTTGCGACTTCCTTGGTCTTGCCAGTAGTCTTAACATCTTTAACGACAATTTTCTTAGCTTCGTTAGCTACGGTCAAAGCTTGGCGAACTGCCACTTTCTTAGCAGTCTTTGACAATTTTTTAGTGTAATTTTCGTTGCCGCGTGGGCCAAATACCACACCACCGCCGCGCCAGATTGGGTTACGAGTTGAGCCAAAACGTGCTCGACCAGTTCCCTTTTGCTTCCATGGTTTTTTACCACCACCAGAAACTTCGCCGCGCTGCTTGGTTGTAGCGCTAGCTAGGCGTGCGTTTGCCAAGTAGCTGTCGTATGCCAATTTCAACAATTCGTGATTTGGCACTTCCACAGCAAAAATGTCTTTAGGAAGTTTGGTTGAATCTGCCATTACTTGTTACCTCCTAAAATAATCAGCCCCTTTCGTGGTCCAGGAACAGCGCCCTTAACCCCGATTAGATTGGTCTCTGGATCAACATATGCCACTTCCAAGTTCTTAACAGTAACACGTTCGTGACCCATATGGCCAGCCATCGTCTTACCCTTGAAAACTTTTTGTGGATACATCGAGCCAATTGAACCTGGCTTACGAGTATTACCTTTACCACCGTGCGTCTTACGATGACGCTTAAAGTTGTGGCGTTTAATGGTTCCAGCGAAACCTTTACCTTTGCTGGTTCCGGTTGCATCGACAAAATCGCCGACTTCAAACGCGGAAACATTAATTTCACTGCCAACTTTCAGATCCTCTGGAATCTGGTCGACACGGAATTCCCGAATATGTTTCGGGGTCACTTGGGCTGGCTTAACGTGTCCAGCCACGGCCTTGCTCAGGTTCTTACCCTCTCCAAAAGCTACCTGTACCGCATTGTAACCGTCGGTTTCGACAGTCTTCACCTGAGTAACGGTGACAGGGCCGGCTTGGATCAGCGTTACCGGAATGGCTTTGCCGTCTTCAGCCAAGAGCTGGGTCATACCAAGTTTGGTACCGAGAAGTGTTTTCACTTTTCCTCACTCCCACTTAAATACTCCTGATGATGTGCGGTTTCTGGATTCTGAGAGGATATTAAATATAAACACCCGTTCATAACCAGACCTGCTCATTCACCAAGGAGAACAGTTGATATTACGCGTAATAGAAATTACCTCGTAATTATAGCACATGAAGCTATAGACTGTCAACGAGTCC contains the following coding sequences:
- the rplC gene encoding 50S ribosomal protein L3, whose product is MKTLLGTKLGMTQLLAEDGKAIPVTLIQAGPVTVTQVKTVETDGYNAVQVAFGEGKNLSKAVAGHVKPAQVTPKHIREFRVDQIPEDLKVGSEINVSAFEVGDFVDATGTSKGKGFAGTIKRHNFKRHRKTHGGKGNTRKPGSIGSMYPQKVFKGKTMAGHMGHERVTVKNLEVAYVDPETNLIGVKGAVPGPRKGLIILGGNK
- a CDS encoding 50S ribosomal protein L23 → MKQTIIIPRVSEKAYAQSANGVYVLRVPLNLNKNEIKSAVEEQFGVTVVKVKTLVQDGKAVRFSRGKNRYPGTTTRKDWKKAYVTLKEGDKLDVFDAVEQQMEETK
- the rplV gene encoding 50S ribosomal protein L22 codes for the protein MADTTYTVRAYAKGVDQAPRKVSLVAALVRGRTVADALVILEHVPKRAASPVKKAIESAKANAINNHGLDAKSLIITTLSVTTGTRLRRFKPASRGRALPFQKKTSNILVEVTGTEKPKKAPAKKAEAKAEAKTAKPAAKKAAKPAAKKEEK
- the rplB gene encoding 50S ribosomal protein L2 encodes the protein MPVKAYNPTTPARRGMTSQDLSDITTRKPLKSLIKAKKQNAGRNNQGRITVRHRGGGVRRHYRLVNHNLPAGLTLTIEEIEYDPNRSARIARVKDQYNLYHYILADTSMVKGKTIRTGEEAPIEASNRLPLSVIPVGTMIYAIELTAGKGAQMVRAAGAKAQLMAKEGNYATIKLPSGEVRKVRLEATAAIGVVGNVQHQNVKIGSAGRKRRKGIRPTVRGVVMNAADHPHGGGDGGRHGTGKAPRTPWGQLTLGYRTRRRKGSNKLIVRTRHDAKRKR
- the rplD gene encoding 50S ribosomal protein L4, which produces MADSTKLPKDIFAVEVPNHELLKLAYDSYLANARLASATTKQRGEVSGGGKKPWKQKGTGRARFGSTRNPIWRGGGVVFGPRGNENYTKKLSKTAKKVAVRQALTVANEAKKIVVKDVKTTGKTKEVATFLADNKFERRVLIVVDEKTPELMRATNNIQNVLVVRANYLSVYHILNADTIVITPKALPVITAWLGKEEA
- the rpsS gene encoding 30S ribosomal protein S19 yields the protein MSRSLKKGPFVDVKLAKKIAALSLDDRTVIKTWARASTITPEMVGRTIAVHNGRVHVPVLITENMVGHKLGEFSPTRKFRKHGGKDKK